In the genome of Nonlabens sp. MB-3u-79, one region contains:
- the rpoB gene encoding DNA-directed RNA polymerase subunit beta, whose amino-acid sequence MLATNTERINFSTVTNKAEYPDLLDIQIKSFQDFFQLETKSDKREVEGLYNTFMENFPITDTRNQFVLEFLDYFVDPPRYSIQECIERGLTYSVPLKSRLKLYCTDPEHEDFETIVQDVYLGTIPYMTPSGTFCINGAERVVVSQLHRSPGVFFGQSFHANGTKLYSARVIPFKGSWIEFATDINSVMYAYIDRKKKLPVTTLFRAIGFERDKDILGIFDLAEEVKASKTGLKKYLGRKLAARVLRTWHEDFVDEDTGEVVSIERNEIVLDRDTILEKEHIDEIIESQAKTILLHKEDNMSADYAIIHNTLQKDPTNSEKEAVEHIYRQLRNAEPPDEETARGIIDKLFFSDQRYNLGEVGRYRMNKKLGLDIPMDKQVLTKEDIITIIKHLIMLINSKAEIDDIDHLSNRRVRTVGEQLSQQFGVGLARMARTIRERMNVRDNEVFTPIDLINAKTLSSVINSFFGTNQLSQFMDQTNPLAEITHKRRLSALGPGGLSRERAGFEVRDVHYTHYGRLCPIETPEGPNIGLISSLAVFAKVNGMGFIETPYRKVTNGVVNLQDQPTYLSAEEEEGLHIAQANLPLTNGKIDQEKVIARMEGDFPVINATDVVYADVAPNQIASISASLIPFLEHDDANRALMGSNMMRQAVPLLRVDAPIVGTGLERQVASDSRVLINAEGDGEVVYVDSQKVVIRYDRTEREALVSFEPEDTSYNLIKFRKTNQGTSITLKPIVQKGDRVDKGQVLCQGYATEAGELALGRNMKVAFMPWKGYNFEDAIVISEKVVREDIFTSIHVDEYSLEVRDTKLGNEELTADIPNVSEEATADLDEHGMIRVGAEVKPGDILIGKITPKGESDPTPEEKLLRAIFGDKAGDVKDASLKASPSLRGVVIDKKLFSRAVKDKRKRAQDKEDIARLEQDYQGKFDGLQERLIEKLFEIVSGKTSQGVFNDLGEEVLPKGKKYTLKMLNSVDDFTHLTSGTWTTGNEVNDMVADLLHNYKIKENDLQGSLRREKFTISVGDELPAGIIKLAKVYIAKKRKLKVGDKMAGRHGNKGIVARIVRQEDMPFLEDGTPVDIVLNPLGVPSRMNIGQIYETVLGWAGEKLGKKFATPIFDGATLDQINGYTDEAGIPRFGHTYLFDGGTGERFDQPATVGIIYMLKLGHMVDDKMHARSIGPYSLITQQPLGGKAQFGGQRFGEMEVWALEAYGASSTLREILTVKSDDVIGRAKTYEAIVKGEPMPEPGLPESFNVLMHELKGLGLDLRLED is encoded by the coding sequence ATGCTAGCAACAAACACAGAAAGAATTAATTTTTCAACGGTAACTAATAAGGCAGAATATCCTGACCTGCTGGATATCCAAATAAAATCCTTTCAGGACTTTTTTCAGTTAGAGACTAAATCTGACAAAAGAGAAGTAGAAGGCCTTTATAATACCTTCATGGAAAATTTTCCTATCACTGATACTCGTAATCAGTTCGTGTTGGAATTTCTCGATTACTTCGTAGATCCCCCTCGTTATTCTATTCAAGAATGTATAGAGCGTGGACTTACCTACAGCGTGCCTCTTAAATCGCGCTTAAAATTATATTGTACTGATCCAGAACACGAAGATTTTGAAACCATTGTTCAAGATGTTTATCTAGGTACTATTCCTTACATGACTCCATCTGGTACTTTTTGTATCAACGGTGCAGAGCGTGTTGTTGTATCTCAGTTACACAGATCTCCGGGTGTCTTTTTTGGACAGTCATTCCATGCAAATGGAACTAAATTATACTCTGCTCGTGTTATCCCTTTTAAAGGGTCATGGATAGAATTTGCGACAGATATTAACAGCGTAATGTACGCTTATATAGATCGTAAAAAGAAATTACCTGTAACTACACTTTTCCGTGCTATCGGTTTTGAAAGAGATAAGGATATCCTAGGAATCTTTGATCTTGCTGAAGAAGTGAAAGCGAGTAAAACAGGACTTAAAAAGTACCTAGGACGCAAACTTGCCGCTCGTGTACTTAGAACATGGCATGAAGATTTCGTCGATGAAGATACTGGTGAAGTAGTTTCTATCGAACGTAATGAAATCGTTCTTGATCGCGATACCATTCTTGAAAAAGAGCACATCGATGAGATTATTGAATCTCAAGCTAAGACCATTCTTCTTCACAAAGAAGATAATATGTCAGCTGATTATGCCATAATTCACAATACGTTACAAAAAGATCCTACTAATTCTGAAAAAGAAGCGGTAGAACACATATATAGACAATTACGTAACGCTGAGCCGCCAGATGAAGAAACAGCTCGTGGAATCATTGATAAATTATTTTTCTCTGATCAGAGATATAATTTAGGTGAGGTAGGTCGTTACCGAATGAATAAAAAATTGGGTCTTGATATTCCAATGGATAAGCAAGTGCTTACCAAAGAAGATATCATCACCATTATAAAGCACTTGATCATGTTGATCAACTCTAAAGCAGAGATTGATGATATTGATCACTTGTCTAACCGTCGTGTACGTACCGTTGGTGAGCAGTTGTCTCAACAATTTGGTGTAGGACTTGCTCGTATGGCTCGTACTATACGCGAGCGTATGAACGTAAGAGATAACGAGGTGTTTACACCTATTGACCTTATTAATGCAAAGACCTTGTCTTCTGTTATTAATTCTTTCTTTGGTACCAACCAGTTATCTCAATTTATGGATCAAACAAATCCATTAGCAGAGATTACCCACAAACGTAGATTATCAGCACTAGGACCTGGTGGACTTTCAAGAGAAAGAGCAGGATTTGAAGTACGAGATGTACACTATACGCACTACGGAAGACTTTGTCCAATTGAAACACCTGAAGGACCGAATATTGGTTTGATCTCTTCACTAGCAGTATTTGCAAAAGTGAATGGAATGGGATTCATTGAGACTCCATATAGAAAAGTAACTAATGGTGTTGTGAATTTACAAGACCAACCTACTTATCTAAGTGCAGAAGAAGAAGAAGGCTTGCATATTGCACAAGCTAACTTACCCCTTACTAATGGTAAGATAGATCAAGAAAAGGTAATTGCACGTATGGAAGGTGACTTCCCGGTAATAAATGCTACTGATGTTGTCTATGCTGATGTTGCTCCTAACCAGATTGCATCCATATCTGCATCCTTAATTCCTTTCTTGGAACATGATGATGCTAACCGTGCACTGATGGGATCTAACATGATGCGTCAAGCAGTGCCGCTACTTAGAGTAGATGCTCCTATTGTAGGAACAGGTCTGGAAAGACAAGTTGCTTCAGATTCAAGAGTATTGATCAATGCAGAAGGTGATGGTGAAGTAGTATATGTAGATTCACAAAAAGTAGTGATCAGATATGATCGTACAGAACGTGAGGCTTTGGTAAGCTTTGAGCCAGAAGACACTTCTTACAATTTGATTAAATTCCGTAAGACGAATCAAGGTACTAGTATTACCTTGAAACCTATCGTTCAAAAAGGCGATCGAGTTGATAAAGGACAAGTACTTTGTCAAGGTTATGCGACTGAAGCGGGTGAACTTGCTTTAGGTCGTAACATGAAAGTGGCATTTATGCCATGGAAAGGTTACAACTTTGAGGATGCAATCGTAATTTCTGAAAAAGTAGTTCGTGAAGATATCTTTACTTCTATTCACGTAGATGAGTATTCTCTTGAAGTTAGAGATACTAAATTAGGTAACGAAGAACTTACTGCAGATATTCCTAACGTAAGTGAGGAAGCTACTGCTGATCTTGATGAACACGGAATGATACGTGTTGGAGCAGAAGTGAAGCCTGGAGATATATTAATAGGTAAAATTACTCCTAAAGGAGAAAGTGATCCTACTCCAGAAGAAAAACTTCTTAGAGCGATTTTCGGTGATAAAGCTGGTGATGTAAAAGATGCTTCTTTAAAAGCTTCTCCATCGCTAAGAGGTGTTGTTATCGATAAGAAATTATTCTCTCGTGCCGTTAAGGATAAGAGAAAAAGAGCTCAAGACAAAGAAGATATTGCTCGATTAGAGCAAGATTATCAAGGTAAATTTGACGGTCTTCAAGAGCGTCTAATTGAAAAATTATTTGAAATTGTAAGTGGTAAAACATCACAAGGTGTATTTAACGATCTTGGGGAAGAAGTTCTTCCAAAAGGTAAAAAATACACTCTTAAAATGTTGAACTCCGTAGATGACTTTACACATTTAACTTCAGGAACTTGGACTACAGGTAATGAGGTGAATGATATGGTTGCCGACTTACTTCACAATTATAAGATTAAAGAAAATGATCTACAAGGATCATTAAGGCGTGAGAAGTTTACCATCTCTGTAGGAGATGAACTTCCAGCTGGTATTATCAAACTTGCTAAAGTTTACATCGCTAAGAAGCGTAAACTTAAAGTAGGAGATAAGATGGCAGGACGACATGGTAACAAAGGTATCGTTGCACGTATTGTACGTCAGGAAGACATGCCTTTCCTTGAAGATGGAACTCCGGTAGATATCGTATTGAATCCGCTTGGTGTACCTTCTCGTATGAACATTGGACAGATTTATGAAACCGTACTAGGATGGGCAGGAGAGAAATTAGGCAAGAAATTTGCCACTCCTATCTTTGATGGTGCTACATTAGATCAGATCAATGGTTACACCGATGAGGCAGGTATTCCACGTTTCGGACATACGTATTTATTTGACGGTGGTACTGGTGAGCGTTTTGATCAACCTGCAACAGTAGGTATTATCTACATGCTTAAACTAGGACACATGGTAGATGATAAGATGCACGCGCGTTCTATCGGTCCATATTCGTTAATCACACAGCAGCCACTCGGTGGTAAAGCACAATTTGGTGGTCAGCGATTTGGAGAGATGGAGGTATGGGCACTGGAAGCCTATGGTGCTTCTAGTACTTTACGTGAAATTTTAACTGTAAAATCAGATGACGTTATAGGACGCGCCAAAACTTACGAAGCTATCGTAAAAGGTGAGCCTATGCCAGAGCCTGGTCTTCCAGAATCATTTAACGTATTGATGCACGAGTTGAAAGGTCTAGGACTAGATCTAAGACTGGAGGATTAA
- the rplL gene encoding 50S ribosomal protein L7/L12: protein MADLKDFAEQLVNLTVKEVNELADILKDEYGIEPAAAAVAMVGPAAGGGDAAEEQTEFDVILKAAGGAKLAVVKLVKELTGAGLKDAKALVDDAPSPIKEGVSKDEAEALKAQLEAAGAEVELK from the coding sequence ATGGCAGATTTAAAAGATTTCGCTGAGCAGTTAGTTAATTTAACTGTTAAAGAAGTAAACGAATTAGCAGACATCCTTAAGGATGAGTATGGTATTGAACCAGCAGCAGCGGCAGTTGCTATGGTTGGACCAGCTGCAGGTGGTGGAGACGCTGCTGAAGAGCAAACAGAATTTGATGTAATCCTTAAAGCTGCAGGTGGTGCTAAACTAGCTGTTGTGAAACTTGTAAAAGAACTTACAGGAGCAGGATTGAAAGATGCTAAAGCACTTGTTGACGATGCACCATCTCCAATTAAAGAAGGTGTTTCTAAAGACGAAGCAGAAGCGCTTAAAGCTCAGCTAGAAGCAGCTGGTGCTGAGGTGGAGTTGAAGTAA
- the rplJ gene encoding 50S ribosomal protein L10 — translation MTREQKANVIQDLTATLGENSTIYLADISGLNASDTSNLRRACFKANITMSVVKNTLLAKAMQASDKDFGELPDLLKGNTSIMLSEVANAPARVIENFRKKSDKPVLKGAYIEEAIYVGDDKINALSNIKSKEEMIGDIIGLLQSPAKNVISALQSGGGKLAGILKTLSER, via the coding sequence ATGACAAGAGAACAAAAAGCAAATGTTATTCAAGATTTGACTGCTACGTTAGGTGAGAATTCAACTATATACCTAGCAGACATATCTGGCTTAAATGCTTCAGATACATCAAATTTACGTAGAGCTTGTTTCAAAGCTAATATAACCATGTCAGTAGTTAAGAATACTCTTCTGGCTAAGGCTATGCAAGCTTCAGATAAAGACTTTGGTGAGTTACCTGATTTATTAAAAGGTAATACATCCATCATGCTTTCTGAAGTTGCAAATGCACCAGCTAGGGTTATCGAAAACTTCAGAAAGAAGTCTGACAAGCCTGTGCTTAAAGGAGCTTATATTGAAGAAGCAATTTATGTAGGTGATGATAAGATCAATGCATTAAGCAATATCAAGTCTAAAGAAGAAATGATTGGTGATATCATCGGTCTACTTCAAAGTCCTGCTAAAAATGTGATATCAGCACTTCAATCAGGTGGTGGTAAACTCGCAGGAATACTTAAAACTCTATCTGAAAGATAG
- the rplA gene encoding 50S ribosomal protein L1: MAKLTKNQKENQVKIDRLQTYSVADASKLVKEVTSTKFDASVDLAVRLNVDPRKANQMVRGVVTLPHGTGKDVKVLALVTPDKEAEATEAGADYVGLDEYLDKIKGGWTDVDVIITMPSVMGKLGPLGRILGPRGLMPNPKTGTVTMDVAKAVKEVKAGKIDFKVDKTGIIHAAVGKASFDAEKIAGNARELINTLVKLKPTTSKGIYIKSIFISSTMSPSIEIDTKRFAED, encoded by the coding sequence ATGGCAAAATTAACAAAAAATCAAAAAGAGAATCAAGTAAAAATAGATAGGTTACAAACTTATTCTGTTGCTGATGCCTCTAAATTAGTAAAGGAAGTAACAAGCACAAAGTTTGATGCTTCTGTAGATCTAGCTGTAAGGTTAAATGTAGATCCACGTAAAGCTAACCAAATGGTTAGAGGTGTTGTTACATTACCTCATGGTACAGGTAAAGACGTTAAAGTACTTGCGTTAGTTACTCCAGATAAGGAAGCGGAAGCTACTGAAGCTGGTGCTGACTATGTAGGTCTTGATGAATACCTCGATAAGATCAAAGGTGGATGGACTGATGTAGATGTAATTATTACCATGCCTAGTGTTATGGGAAAATTAGGTCCATTAGGTCGTATACTAGGTCCTAGAGGTTTAATGCCTAACCCTAAAACTGGAACAGTTACTATGGATGTAGCAAAAGCGGTTAAGGAAGTTAAAGCTGGTAAAATCGACTTTAAAGTGGATAAGACTGGTATTATACATGCAGCAGTTGGAAAAGCATCTTTTGATGCGGAGAAGATTGCAGGTAATGCAAGAGAATTAATCAATACACTAGTTAAATTAAAACCGACAACGTCTAAAGGTATTTATATCAAAAGTATCTTCATTTCTAGTACGATGAGTCCTAGTATTGAGATAGACACTAAACGTTTTGCAGAAGACTAA
- the rplK gene encoding 50S ribosomal protein L11, whose protein sequence is MAKEVSKVVKLQVKGGAANPSPPVGPALGAAGVNIMEFCKQFNARTQDKAGKILPVAITVFKDKSFDFVIKTPPAAVQILEALKLKGGSGEPNRKKVGTVSWDQIRLIAMDKMPDLNAFTVDSAMRMVAGTAKSMGVNVKGGNAPA, encoded by the coding sequence ATGGCTAAAGAAGTATCTAAGGTTGTAAAACTACAAGTTAAAGGTGGTGCAGCAAACCCATCTCCTCCTGTAGGACCTGCACTTGGTGCGGCTGGTGTGAATATCATGGAGTTCTGTAAGCAGTTTAATGCTAGAACTCAGGATAAAGCGGGTAAAATATTACCTGTAGCGATTACGGTGTTTAAGGATAAGTCCTTCGATTTTGTAATTAAAACACCTCCAGCAGCAGTACAAATCCTTGAAGCGTTAAAGCTTAAAGGCGGAAGTGGAGAACCTAACCGTAAGAAAGTTGGAACTGTCAGTTGGGATCAAATTCGTTTGATCGCAATGGATAAGATGCCAGACCTCAATGCATTTACAGTAGATAGCGCTATGCGAATGGTAGCTGGTACTGCTAAGTCAATGGGTGTGAACGTTAAAGGTGGAAACGCACCGGCTTAA
- the nusG gene encoding transcription termination/antitermination protein NusG has translation MSEEKDLMKWYVVRSVSGQENKIKDYIESEIAHHNLGDYLTQILVPTEKVVQIRDGKKYHKERVYFPGYIMVQARLEGEVPHIIKSVNGVIGFLGETKGGEPVPLRRAEVNRMLGKVDELAEQTDNIAIPFKSGETVKVVDGPFNGFNGTIETVNEEKRKLEVMVKIFGRKTPLELSYMQVEKV, from the coding sequence ATGTCAGAAGAGAAGGATTTAATGAAATGGTATGTTGTTCGTTCTGTAAGCGGCCAAGAAAATAAGATCAAGGATTATATAGAGTCAGAAATTGCTCACCATAATCTTGGGGATTATTTAACGCAAATTCTAGTTCCTACTGAGAAGGTGGTTCAGATTAGAGATGGTAAGAAATATCACAAGGAACGTGTTTATTTTCCTGGGTATATTATGGTACAAGCCCGATTAGAAGGTGAAGTGCCTCATATTATTAAATCTGTGAACGGTGTAATCGGTTTTTTAGGTGAAACTAAAGGTGGAGAACCGGTACCTTTAAGAAGGGCTGAAGTAAACAGAATGTTAGGTAAAGTTGATGAACTTGCCGAGCAAACTGATAATATAGCTATTCCTTTTAAGAGTGGTGAAACAGTAAAAGTAGTAGACGGTCCATTTAATGGATTTAACGGTACTATTGAAACAGTAAACGAAGAAAAGCGTAAACTAGAAGTTATGGTTAAAATATTTGGCCGTAAGACTCCTTTGGAGCTTAGTTATATGCAAGTAGAGAAAGTATAA
- the secE gene encoding preprotein translocase subunit SecE, which yields MSLITYVKESYNELTNHVTWPTWAETQKLTVTVAVFSIIFALIVAGIDYVFSAAIENYFSWIKQN from the coding sequence ATGAGTTTGATAACATACGTAAAAGAGTCTTATAATGAGTTAACGAATCACGTTACTTGGCCTACTTGGGCTGAAACGCAAAAGTTAACAGTTACAGTTGCTGTATTCTCTATTATTTTTGCGCTAATTGTAGCGGGTATTGATTATGTTTTCAGTGCTGCTATTGAGAATTATTTTAGTTGGATTAAGCAAAATTAA
- the tuf gene encoding elongation factor Tu — protein MAKETYDRSKPHLNVGTIGHVDHGKTTLTAAITKVLADAGFSKATSFDQIDNAPEEKERGITINSSHVEYQTENRHYAHVDCPGHADYVKNMVTGAAQMDGAILVVAATDGPMPQTREHILLGRQVGIPRMVVFLNKVDMVDDEELLELVDMEVRDLLSFYEYDGDNGPVISGSALGALNGEQKWVDSVLELMAAVDSWIEEPVREMDKPFLMPIEDVFSITGRGTVATGRIETGVANTGDPVEIIGMGAQKLTSTITGIEMFRQILDRGEAGDNAGILLRGIEKSQISRGMVITKPGSVTPHARFKAEVYILKKEEGGRHTPFHNNYRPQFYVRTTDVTGNISLPDGVEMVMPGDNLTINVELIQPIALSLGLRFAIREGGRTVGAGQVTEILD, from the coding sequence ATGGCTAAAGAAACGTACGATCGTTCGAAACCCCACCTGAATGTAGGAACTATTGGTCACGTTGACCACGGTAAAACTACACTTACTGCAGCAATTACTAAAGTGCTTGCTGATGCTGGTTTCTCTAAGGCGACAAGTTTTGATCAAATTGACAACGCTCCTGAAGAAAAAGAGCGTGGTATTACAATTAACTCTTCACACGTAGAGTATCAAACAGAAAACAGACATTACGCACACGTAGATTGTCCTGGTCACGCCGATTATGTAAAGAACATGGTTACTGGTGCTGCTCAAATGGATGGTGCTATTCTTGTTGTTGCTGCTACTGATGGTCCTATGCCACAGACACGTGAGCACATCCTTCTTGGACGTCAGGTAGGTATTCCTCGTATGGTTGTATTCCTTAACAAAGTGGATATGGTAGATGATGAAGAGCTTCTTGAATTAGTGGATATGGAAGTACGTGATCTATTAAGTTTCTATGAATATGATGGTGACAATGGTCCTGTTATTTCTGGTTCTGCTCTTGGAGCGCTTAATGGAGAACAAAAATGGGTTGATTCTGTACTTGAATTGATGGCTGCTGTTGATAGCTGGATCGAAGAGCCAGTACGTGAAATGGACAAGCCTTTCCTTATGCCTATAGAAGATGTATTCTCTATTACAGGTCGTGGTACTGTTGCAACTGGTCGTATTGAGACTGGTGTAGCTAACACTGGAGATCCTGTTGAGATTATTGGAATGGGTGCACAGAAGTTGACTTCTACCATAACAGGTATTGAAATGTTCCGTCAGATCCTTGATAGAGGTGAAGCAGGAGATAACGCAGGTATCTTGTTAAGAGGTATTGAGAAGTCTCAAATTTCTCGTGGTATGGTAATTACTAAGCCAGGATCTGTAACTCCTCACGCAAGATTTAAAGCAGAGGTTTATATCCTTAAGAAAGAAGAAGGTGGACGTCACACTCCATTTCACAATAACTACCGTCCTCAGTTTTATGTACGTACAACTGACGTAACAGGTAACATCTCACTTCCTGATGGTGTTGAGATGGTAATGCCAGGTGATAACTTGACAATTAATGTTGAACTTATCCAGCCTATTGCATTGAGCCTAGGACTTCGTTTTGCTATCCGTGAAGGTGGTAGAACTGTTGGAGCAGGTCAGGTTACTGAGATTTTAGATTAA
- the hpf gene encoding ribosome hibernation-promoting factor, HPF/YfiA family, translating into MKVNMQAVNFDADLKLISFSQNKLDKLEQFYSKIINADVYLKVQKTSAPENKIAEIRLFVPGDDMVVKKTCKTFEQCIDECVASLERQLIKRKEKLAAH; encoded by the coding sequence ATGAAGGTAAACATGCAAGCAGTCAATTTTGATGCAGATTTAAAGCTCATCAGTTTCTCTCAAAACAAATTAGATAAGCTGGAACAGTTCTACAGTAAAATTATTAATGCAGATGTATATTTAAAGGTGCAAAAGACCTCTGCTCCAGAAAATAAAATAGCTGAGATAAGACTTTTTGTTCCGGGAGATGATATGGTAGTAAAGAAGACTTGTAAAACTTTTGAGCAGTGTATAGATGAATGCGTGGCTTCTTTAGAGCGTCAATTGATAAAAAGAAAAGAAAAGTTAGCTGCGCACTGA
- a CDS encoding tyrosine-type recombinase/integrase: MDLTSYIEYLQLEKNYSSHTILAYEKDLNQFNSFLREEGVQEINEVNYSLIRGWVTSLLENGGSNRTVNRKMSSLKSYFKFLLKVGEITSSPAASYKSLKISKKIQIPFSTEEVLKLLDSPYDTTSFVESRDFLIIELFYATGIRREELINIKLKDVDVSGNTIKVLGKRNKERIVPLVYSIKDHIEQYVVLRQSIAQPVTDELFTTLKGVKMYPSLVYRVIKSYFSKVSLKVKISPHVLRHTFATHLLDRGADLNAVKELLGHASLSSTQIYTHSSMATLKGVYGNAHPRSKK, from the coding sequence ATGGATCTTACCTCATATATAGAATATCTTCAACTTGAGAAAAATTATTCTTCTCATACCATCTTAGCTTATGAAAAGGATTTAAATCAATTTAATTCTTTCCTGAGAGAAGAAGGGGTGCAGGAGATAAATGAGGTGAACTACAGTTTGATTAGGGGTTGGGTTACTAGCTTGCTAGAGAACGGAGGTTCTAATCGTACAGTGAATAGAAAGATGTCTTCCTTAAAGTCATATTTTAAATTTCTGCTTAAAGTGGGTGAGATAACTTCAAGTCCTGCGGCCTCTTATAAGAGCCTTAAAATTTCTAAAAAGATACAAATACCTTTCTCAACAGAAGAGGTTTTGAAATTACTAGATTCACCCTACGACACCACTAGTTTTGTGGAGTCACGAGACTTTTTAATCATCGAACTCTTTTACGCGACAGGCATAAGAAGAGAAGAGTTGATCAATATAAAGCTCAAGGATGTCGATGTCTCTGGTAACACGATTAAAGTGTTAGGTAAAAGGAATAAAGAGCGGATAGTGCCCTTAGTTTATTCGATAAAAGATCATATCGAACAGTATGTAGTCTTGCGCCAGTCTATAGCGCAACCAGTAACAGATGAGCTATTCACAACTCTTAAAGGAGTTAAAATGTACCCAAGTCTTGTTTATCGAGTGATAAAATCATATTTTAGTAAGGTTTCTTTGAAGGTAAAAATAAGCCCACACGTATTGAGACATACATTTGCAACTCATTTACTAGACCGTGGGGCAGATTTAAACGCTGTTAAAGAATTGCTAGGTCACGCTAGTTTATCATCAACACAAATTTATACGCATTCTAGTATGGCGACATTAAAGGGTGTTTATGGTAATGCGCATCCTAGGTCCAAAAAATAA
- the rpsU gene encoding 30S ribosomal protein S21, translating to MLIIPVKDGENIDRALKRFKRKFDRTGKMRELRRRQQFTKPSVAKRAQNIKASYIQGLRDAENL from the coding sequence ATGTTAATAATACCAGTTAAAGACGGAGAAAATATCGACAGAGCTCTAAAGCGTTTCAAAAGAAAATTTGATCGTACAGGAAAAATGCGCGAACTACGTAGAAGACAGCAGTTTACTAAACCATCTGTTGCAAAACGTGCTCAAAACATTAAAGCTTCTTACATTCAAGGACTTCGTGACGCAGAAAACCTCTAG
- a CDS encoding acyl-CoA dehydrogenase family protein — protein MYSKYFTEEHEAFRQSFRDFLNKEAVPHIERWEETGHIDREIFQKMGEMGYFGLYYPEEYGGLDLDFFYTVIFLEEMQRINSGGFAAAMWVQAFLGAQHLLKEGDERIKQEYLVPTLTGEKIGCLGITEPFGGSDVAGMRTTAVKDGDHYVINGSKTFITNGVYSDYLVIAAKTDLEAKGRGISIFVMDRETPGISATKLNKLGWRASDTAEIGFDNVRIPVENLMGEEGKGFPYIMQHFALERLIMGINSHARAEYALEYTIGYMKDRTAFGKSLDTYQALRHNLADMMSEVEMSKCFNYSIAEELDKGLYPVKEASMSKLLSTKIADEVIYKCLQYLGGYGYIEEYPLARMSRDSRLGPIGGGTSEIMREIIAKMTLDGKDYKPAAK, from the coding sequence ATGTATTCAAAATATTTTACTGAGGAGCATGAAGCCTTCAGACAAAGCTTTAGAGATTTCTTAAACAAAGAAGCCGTTCCTCATATTGAAAGATGGGAAGAAACCGGTCATATAGATCGGGAGATTTTTCAGAAAATGGGAGAGATGGGGTATTTCGGTCTTTACTATCCTGAAGAGTATGGAGGTCTTGATTTAGATTTTTTCTACACGGTTATTTTTCTAGAAGAAATGCAACGTATCAATTCTGGTGGCTTTGCCGCTGCAATGTGGGTACAGGCATTTTTAGGAGCTCAACATTTATTGAAAGAAGGTGACGAGCGCATCAAGCAAGAATATCTAGTTCCTACACTTACGGGTGAGAAAATAGGATGTCTAGGTATTACAGAGCCTTTTGGAGGTAGTGATGTAGCGGGAATGAGAACTACAGCCGTAAAAGATGGCGATCATTACGTAATTAACGGTTCAAAAACTTTTATAACAAACGGTGTTTACAGTGATTACCTAGTGATCGCTGCAAAAACAGATTTAGAAGCAAAAGGTAGAGGCATCTCTATTTTTGTAATGGATCGCGAGACACCAGGTATCAGTGCGACTAAGTTGAATAAACTAGGATGGAGAGCAAGTGATACAGCAGAAATAGGATTTGATAATGTGCGTATCCCTGTTGAGAACCTGATGGGAGAAGAAGGGAAAGGCTTTCCTTACATCATGCAACATTTTGCATTAGAGCGTTTGATCATGGGGATTAATTCTCATGCCCGCGCAGAATATGCCCTTGAGTACACCATTGGTTATATGAAGGATCGTACCGCATTTGGTAAGTCACTAGACACTTATCAAGCCTTACGTCATAACCTTGCAGACATGATGAGCGAGGTAGAAATGTCAAAATGCTTTAATTATTCCATTGCAGAAGAGCTGGATAAAGGGCTCTACCCTGTAAAAGAGGCAAGCATGTCTAAGCTTCTTTCTACAAAAATTGCAGACGAAGTTATTTATAAATGCCTTCAGTACCTAGGTGGTTACGGTTATATAGAAGAATACCCACTGGCTAGAATGTCACGTGATAGTCGTTTAGGGCCTATAGGTGGTGGAACGAGTGAGATTATGCGGGAGATTATCGCAAAAATGACTCTTGACGGTAAGGATTATAAACCTGCTGCAAAGTAG